A section of the Pimelobacter simplex genome encodes:
- a CDS encoding MFS transporter: MIEAVAPARLGPGFRHLMASAWVSNLGDGIALAAGPLLVASQTRSPALVSMAMLLVGLPWLLFGLFAGAVADRVDRLRMVVVANLLRSVVLAVLCVTIVTGVVNIALVLGAMFLLGTAEVFADTAYRTFLPMLVDKADLGIANARLQAGFITLNQFAGAPLGAALFAVGMAVPFGAQILCGLLGVVLATRIALPPGPVRGEVDTHVLRDIAEGLRWLMGNAPVRTLALVIVTFNITWAAAWSILVLYSLDVLHMGPIGYGLLTSAAAAGGLVGTFLYGWLERHVPLATLMRACLSLEVVMHLGFAVTRVPWVAVLIMFGFGVYAFAWGTLSQAVRQRAVPMEFQGRVGSVYSVSIFGGTVIGSGLGGLIAQHGGVLAPFWFAFVGSGVTLALVWRQLGHIAHADDGVPGVQRSVGPAG, translated from the coding sequence GTGATCGAAGCAGTCGCGCCGGCCCGGCTCGGACCGGGCTTCCGGCACCTCATGGCGTCGGCCTGGGTGAGCAACCTGGGCGACGGGATCGCGCTGGCCGCCGGGCCGCTGCTGGTGGCCTCCCAGACGCGCTCGCCGGCGCTCGTGTCGATGGCGATGCTGCTCGTCGGGCTGCCCTGGTTGCTGTTCGGGCTGTTCGCCGGGGCGGTCGCCGACCGGGTCGACCGGTTGCGGATGGTGGTCGTCGCGAACCTGCTGCGGTCGGTGGTCCTCGCGGTGCTCTGCGTGACGATCGTGACCGGGGTCGTGAACATCGCGCTGGTGCTGGGCGCGATGTTCCTGCTGGGGACCGCGGAGGTGTTCGCCGACACGGCGTACCGGACCTTCCTGCCGATGCTGGTCGACAAGGCGGACCTCGGCATCGCCAACGCGCGGCTGCAGGCGGGGTTCATCACGCTCAACCAGTTCGCGGGGGCGCCGCTGGGTGCGGCGCTGTTCGCGGTCGGGATGGCGGTGCCGTTCGGGGCCCAGATCCTGTGCGGGCTGCTGGGGGTCGTGCTGGCGACCCGGATCGCGCTGCCGCCGGGGCCGGTGCGCGGCGAGGTCGACACCCACGTGCTGCGCGACATCGCCGAGGGGCTGCGCTGGCTGATGGGCAATGCGCCGGTCCGCACGCTGGCGCTGGTCATCGTCACGTTCAACATCACCTGGGCGGCGGCGTGGTCGATCCTGGTGCTGTACTCGCTCGACGTCCTCCACATGGGCCCGATCGGCTACGGCCTGCTCACCAGCGCCGCGGCGGCGGGGGGCCTGGTCGGCACCTTCCTGTACGGCTGGCTGGAGCGGCACGTCCCGCTGGCCACGCTGATGCGCGCCTGCCTGAGCCTCGAGGTGGTCATGCACCTCGGCTTCGCGGTGACCCGGGTGCCCTGGGTCGCGGTGCTCATCATGTTCGGGTTCGGGGTCTACGCGTTCGCGTGGGGGACGCTCTCGCAGGCGGTACGCCAGCGCGCGGTCCCGATGGAGTTCCAGGGCCGGGTGGGCTCGGTCTACAGCGTCTCGATCTTCGGCGGCACCGTGATCGGCAGCGGGCTCGGCGGGCTGATCGCGCAGCACGGGGGAGTGCTGGCGCCGTTCTGGTTCGCGTTCGTGGGCTCGGGCGTGACGCTCGCGCTCGTGTGGCGCCAGCTGGGGCACATCGCTCACGCCGACGACGGCGTCCCCGGGGTGCAGCGATCCGTCGGCCCCGCGGGGTAG
- a CDS encoding calcium-binding protein encodes MGTQGSDTLVGTPGDDVVLLGDGDDVFNGLDGDDLICGGNGDDLIVGGDGDDMIDGGGGADRVDAGDGNDWVRAFEGDDRVTTGAGRDRVYVSSPGARIDTGADNDYVSAEYLTTTLVLGEGNDRVSLVRTSGKVLGGPGNDTFTVSERARGGLPGLNTSTTSTIQGGTGRDYLRMKTGRARVDLAAQRARWADGRIALASIERVEGSSRADVILGGPGADELDGNGGADVIQGRGGNDRIVGGLGYDIADGGPGRDRCSAEQKRSC; translated from the coding sequence ATGGGGACCCAAGGGTCGGACACCCTCGTCGGCACCCCGGGCGATGACGTGGTCCTGCTGGGCGACGGCGACGACGTCTTCAACGGTCTCGACGGCGACGACCTCATCTGCGGTGGCAATGGTGACGACCTGATCGTGGGTGGAGACGGCGACGACATGATCGACGGCGGGGGCGGCGCCGACCGCGTCGACGCCGGTGACGGCAACGACTGGGTGCGAGCCTTCGAGGGTGACGATCGCGTCACGACGGGGGCTGGGCGCGACAGGGTCTACGTCAGCTCACCCGGCGCCCGGATCGACACGGGCGCCGACAACGACTACGTCAGCGCCGAGTACCTCACCACCACCTTGGTCCTGGGCGAGGGGAACGACCGGGTGAGCCTGGTCCGGACCTCGGGCAAGGTCCTTGGCGGCCCGGGCAACGACACCTTCACCGTCTCGGAACGTGCGAGGGGCGGACTGCCCGGGCTCAACACGTCCACGACCTCCACGATCCAGGGCGGTACCGGCCGCGACTACCTCCGGATGAAGACGGGACGGGCGCGGGTCGACCTCGCCGCCCAGCGGGCGCGCTGGGCAGACGGACGGATCGCCCTCGCCAGCATCGAGCGGGTCGAGGGCAGCAGCCGGGCCGACGTCATCCTGGGCGGGCCCGGTGCCGACGAGCTCGACGGCAACGGGGGAGCGGACGTGATCCAGGGCCGTGGGGGCAACGACCGGATCGTGGGCGGCCTGGGCTACGACATCGCCGACGGCGGCCCTGGTCGCGACCGCTGCTCGGCCGAGCAGAAGCGGTCCTGCTGA
- a CDS encoding RNA polymerase sigma factor: MSGSSTRLTTERGGTLTASERHGPADPLGGSLARALEGDEAAFGEVWRLLQPPLLRYLKVRDREYAEDIAAETWLHVVRDLGRFSGGAAEFRAWVFTLARHRAIDAARAQAARPSVPTAEVIDISTAPSAESAALERADTEAAVRLVATLPTVQAEMVMLRVVAGLSVAEVATIVGKKPGTVAVAVHRALKKLAGAHGAPTADGTR; the protein is encoded by the coding sequence GTGTCAGGATCGTCGACCCGCCTGACCACCGAGCGAGGAGGCACCCTGACCGCGTCGGAGCGTCACGGTCCCGCCGACCCGCTCGGTGGGTCGCTGGCGCGCGCCCTGGAGGGGGACGAGGCGGCGTTCGGGGAGGTGTGGCGGCTGCTGCAGCCGCCGTTGCTGCGCTACCTGAAGGTCCGCGACCGGGAGTACGCCGAGGACATCGCGGCCGAGACGTGGCTGCACGTCGTGCGCGACCTCGGGCGGTTCTCGGGTGGGGCGGCGGAGTTCCGGGCGTGGGTGTTCACGCTCGCGCGGCACCGGGCGATCGATGCGGCGCGGGCGCAGGCGGCGCGGCCGAGTGTGCCGACGGCCGAGGTGATCGACATCAGTACGGCGCCGAGCGCGGAGAGCGCGGCGCTGGAGCGGGCCGACACCGAGGCGGCGGTACGGCTGGTGGCGACGCTGCCGACGGTCCAGGCCGAGATGGTGATGCTGCGGGTGGTGGCCGGGTTGTCGGTCGCCGAGGTGGCCACGATCGTCGGCAAGAAGCCCGGCACGGTGGCGGTCGCGGTCCACCGGGCCCTCAAGAAGCTCGCCGGCGCCCACGGCGCCCCGACGGCGGACGGAACACGATGA
- the mutM gene encoding bifunctional DNA-formamidopyrimidine glycosylase/DNA-(apurinic or apyrimidinic site) lyase, whose protein sequence is MPELPEVEVVRAGLERHVTGATIAAVDVLHERPVRRHPGGPLGFAAALTGRRIDGARRRGKYLWLPLDNGDAILGHLGMSGQMLVQEPAAPVERHLRVRFVLDGAAEGRELRFVDQRMFGGLSVSVDGAELPHEIAHIARDPLDPEFDDDAFVARLRKRTSGVKRLLLDQGLISGVGNIYADEALWRTSLHGERPGDRLTRAQALALLGNARDVMNEALAQGGTSFDALYVNVNGESGYFDRSLHAYGREDEPCDRCGTTIRRIAFMNRSSYFCPSCQPAPRRRRG, encoded by the coding sequence GTGCCCGAGCTCCCCGAGGTCGAGGTCGTCCGAGCCGGCCTCGAACGTCACGTCACCGGCGCCACCATCGCCGCGGTCGACGTCCTCCACGAACGTCCCGTGCGCCGCCACCCCGGTGGTCCGCTCGGCTTCGCCGCGGCCCTGACCGGACGCCGTATCGACGGCGCGCGGCGCCGCGGCAAGTACCTCTGGCTGCCGCTCGACAACGGCGACGCGATCCTCGGCCACCTCGGGATGAGCGGCCAGATGCTCGTCCAGGAGCCGGCCGCCCCCGTCGAGCGCCACCTGCGCGTGCGGTTCGTCCTCGACGGCGCCGCCGAGGGGCGCGAGCTGCGCTTCGTGGACCAGCGGATGTTCGGCGGGCTGTCGGTCTCGGTCGACGGCGCCGAGCTGCCCCACGAGATCGCCCACATCGCGCGCGACCCGCTCGACCCGGAGTTCGACGACGACGCCTTCGTCGCCCGGCTCCGCAAGCGCACCTCCGGGGTCAAGCGGCTGCTGCTCGACCAGGGTCTGATCTCCGGCGTCGGCAACATCTACGCCGACGAGGCGCTCTGGCGCACGAGCCTGCACGGCGAGCGGCCCGGCGACCGGCTCACCCGCGCCCAGGCGCTCGCGCTGCTCGGCAACGCCCGCGACGTGATGAACGAGGCGCTCGCCCAGGGCGGGACGTCGTTCGACGCGCTCTACGTCAACGTCAACGGTGAGTCGGGCTACTTCGACCGCTCGCTGCACGCCTACGGGCGCGAGGACGAGCCGTGCGACCGGTGCGGTACGACGATCCGCCGGATCGCGTTCATGAACCGCTCGTCGTACTTCTGCCCGTCGTGCCAGCCGGCCCCGCGCCGGCGCCGGGGCTAG
- the rnc gene encoding ribonuclease III has translation MRHLRSVRRARRASPGSLSDRPDDVRYTSITAYDELRRALGDPSLTPELLDLALTHRSYAYENGGLPTNERLEFLGDSVLGVVVTETLYLTHPDLSEGRLAKLRAAVVNARALAGVAREIGLGAHIKLGRGEEATGGRDKASILSDTVEAVIGAIHLTGGIEVSSVVVHRLFDPLIEAASALGAGLDWKTSLQELAADQTLGVPEYVIEDDGPDHMKTFTAQVRVGDKLYGNGVGRSKKEAEQGAAQTAFGEIAAALGLDTNGRPVGSGS, from the coding sequence TTGCGGCACCTGCGGTCAGTACGGCGCGCGCGCCGAGCGTCGCCAGGTTCTCTGAGCGACCGACCGGACGACGTCAGGTACACCAGCATCACCGCGTACGACGAGCTGCGTCGAGCGCTCGGGGATCCCTCGCTGACCCCCGAGCTGCTCGACCTCGCGCTGACGCACCGCTCCTACGCCTACGAGAACGGTGGTCTTCCGACCAACGAGAGGCTGGAGTTCCTCGGTGACTCGGTGCTCGGCGTCGTGGTCACCGAGACGCTGTACCTGACCCACCCGGACCTGTCCGAGGGTCGCCTCGCCAAGCTGCGCGCCGCGGTCGTCAACGCCCGCGCGCTGGCCGGCGTGGCCCGCGAGATCGGGCTCGGCGCCCACATCAAGCTGGGCCGCGGCGAAGAGGCGACCGGCGGGCGCGACAAGGCGTCGATCCTCTCCGACACGGTCGAGGCCGTGATCGGGGCGATCCACCTCACCGGCGGCATCGAGGTCTCCTCGGTCGTCGTGCACCGGCTGTTCGACCCGCTCATCGAGGCGGCCTCGGCGCTCGGCGCCGGCCTGGACTGGAAGACCTCGCTCCAGGAGCTCGCCGCCGACCAGACGCTCGGCGTGCCCGAGTACGTCATCGAGGACGACGGCCCGGACCACATGAAGACGTTCACCGCCCAGGTGCGCGTGGGCGACAAGCTCTACGGCAACGGCGTCGGCCGCTCCAAGAAGGAAGCCGAGCAGGGCGCCGCCCAGACCGCCTTCGGCGAGATCGCGGCCGCGCTCGGCCTCGACACCAACGGCCGCCCGGTCGGCTCCGGCAGCTGA
- the rpmF gene encoding 50S ribosomal protein L32: protein MAVPKRKMSRSNTRHRRSQWKAVAPSLVTCANPACGAKHLPHRACGTCGQYGARAERRQVL, encoded by the coding sequence GTGGCTGTTCCGAAGCGGAAGATGTCGCGCAGCAACACGCGGCACCGTCGCTCGCAGTGGAAGGCTGTCGCCCCGTCGCTGGTGACCTGCGCCAACCCGGCCTGCGGCGCCAAGCACCTCCCGCACCGCGCTTGCGGCACCTGCGGTCAGTACGGCGCGCGCGCCGAGCGTCGCCAGGTTCTCTGA
- a CDS encoding YceD family protein, translating to MKHLDPRAPLVLDTRELGRRPGSQRQVSRSVPAPADLGIEVLSVPEGAPVELDLRLEAVMEGVLVTGSAKAGLEGECVRCLEPIRDEIAVTFQELFVYDDIRDAEGAEEDDEVSMLQDDLLDLETVLRDAVVLALPFQPLCQDDCPGLCPECGARLADEPDHTHEAAIDPRWAALTKLEQDPTD from the coding sequence CTGAAGCATCTGGACCCGAGAGCGCCGCTCGTGCTCGACACCCGCGAGCTCGGACGCCGCCCGGGGTCCCAGCGACAGGTGTCACGGTCAGTGCCGGCACCAGCAGATCTGGGCATCGAAGTCCTCTCCGTCCCCGAGGGCGCGCCGGTCGAGCTCGACCTGCGCCTGGAGGCGGTCATGGAAGGCGTGCTCGTCACCGGGTCGGCGAAGGCCGGCCTGGAGGGTGAGTGCGTGCGGTGCCTGGAGCCGATCCGCGACGAGATCGCGGTGACGTTCCAGGAGCTGTTCGTCTACGACGACATCCGTGACGCCGAGGGAGCCGAGGAGGACGACGAGGTCAGCATGCTCCAGGACGACCTGCTCGACCTGGAGACCGTGCTGCGGGACGCGGTGGTGCTCGCACTGCCGTTCCAGCCGCTGTGCCAGGACGACTGTCCCGGGTTGTGCCCCGAGTGCGGGGCCCGGCTCGCGGACGAGCCGGACCACACGCACGAGGCTGCGATCGACCCGCGTTGGGCGGCGCTGACCAAGCTCGAGCAAGACCCCACGGACTGA
- the coaD gene encoding pantetheine-phosphate adenylyltransferase: MTRAVCPGSFDPVTYGHLDIFRRASALFDELVVATGTNMSKSRLFEPDERLEMLREACADLPNVTVMGFTGLIVDFCKDIDAHAIVKGLRGGNDYEYELPMAQMNAHLTGVETVFVPTTASLGYVSSSLVKEVASLGGDISAFVPPAVLARLTEKLAERQ, translated from the coding sequence ATGACCCGCGCGGTGTGCCCCGGCTCCTTCGACCCGGTCACCTACGGCCACCTGGACATCTTCCGGAGGGCCTCGGCCCTCTTCGACGAGCTGGTCGTCGCGACCGGCACCAACATGTCCAAGTCGCGCCTGTTCGAGCCCGACGAGCGCCTGGAGATGCTCCGCGAGGCGTGCGCCGACCTGCCGAACGTGACCGTGATGGGCTTCACCGGCCTGATCGTCGACTTCTGCAAGGACATCGACGCCCACGCGATCGTCAAGGGCCTGCGCGGCGGCAACGACTACGAGTACGAGCTGCCGATGGCCCAGATGAACGCCCACCTGACCGGGGTCGAGACGGTCTTCGTCCCGACCACCGCCAGCCTCGGCTACGTCTCCTCCAGCCTGGTCAAGGAGGTCGCCTCGCTCGGCGGCGACATCTCGGCGTTCGTGCCTCCGGCGGTGCTCGCCCGGCTCACCGAGAAGCTCGCTGAACGGCAGTGA
- the rsmD gene encoding 16S rRNA (guanine(966)-N(2))-methyltransferase RsmD, whose translation MTRIIAGAAGGRRLQTPKGDQTRPTSDRVREALFSAVEAWAGSLQGLRVLDLYAGSGALGLEAWSRGAAAVTLVESDRRTADLVRANARSIGCDAAQVLARPVAAVLADPPAGEPYDLVVADPPYPLTDEAVAADLAALAAHGWLAPDALVIVERSRRSPAPLWPSALVPLEGKRGQRKYGETTLWFAGVSASPA comes from the coding sequence GTGACCCGGATCATCGCCGGAGCGGCCGGCGGCCGCCGGCTCCAGACCCCCAAGGGCGACCAGACCCGGCCCACCAGCGACCGGGTCCGTGAGGCGCTGTTCTCGGCCGTCGAGGCGTGGGCGGGGTCGCTCCAGGGCCTGCGCGTCCTCGACCTGTACGCCGGCTCCGGCGCGCTCGGGCTCGAGGCCTGGTCGCGCGGCGCCGCCGCCGTCACGCTCGTCGAGTCCGACCGCCGTACCGCGGACCTGGTGCGGGCCAACGCCCGCTCGATCGGCTGCGACGCCGCCCAGGTCCTGGCCCGCCCGGTCGCCGCGGTGCTCGCCGACCCGCCGGCGGGGGAGCCCTACGACCTCGTGGTCGCCGACCCGCCGTACCCGCTGACGGACGAGGCGGTCGCCGCCGACCTCGCCGCCCTGGCCGCCCACGGCTGGCTCGCGCCCGACGCGCTCGTCATCGTCGAGCGCTCCCGGCGCAGCCCGGCGCCGCTGTGGCCCAGCGCCCTGGTGCCGCTCGAGGGCAAGCGCGGCCAGCGCAAGTACGGCGAGACGACCCTCTGGTTTGCCGGGGTGAGCGCGTCTCCGGCGTAG
- a CDS encoding ATP-dependent DNA helicase RecG yields MAIDFASSVTAVLGATTPAKRKRFAEGLGIETVGDLMRHFPRRYLETGSLTRIDNLRVGQLLCVVGEIDQCEIKTYNDRRTGRPAYRVEAVLRTGGPRLKMTFFAKNQGTAGWHARRVAQGNRGVFLGKADRFRDQWQLVNPAMTIFGMGDEAEGEGSGVEDVLDFGPLFPIYPLTKGVETWDITRAVTFARKVIEPVAELLPDPVRDEYDVLGIQDAYDWVHQPEDRDQVERAHHRFRFEEALVTQLVLGRRRRARQAEGATARTGGDGALLRAFDERLPFQLTAGQVEVGAQVEADLAQPHPMNRLLQGEVGSGKTLVALRAMLRVVDSGGQAALLAPTEVLAQQHYRSIVAMLGDLADGGTIFGSGEGTRVELLTGSMNKTQRTGPLSRIASGEAGIVIGTHALLQDQVMFADLGFVVVDEQHRFGVEQRAALTDKAAAPPHLLVMTATPIPRTVAMTVFGDLETSTLSELPAGRAPIQSNVVPLAEQPTWFGRVWERVREEVGKGHQVYVVCPRISGDEAEAGQVDAVDLPDPDDGEVEVAPKPPAAAVEEVVSRLAEGPLAGLRIARLHGRLPADEKDAVMRSFAAGDIDVLVSTTVIEVGVDVANATGMVILDADRFGVSQLHQLRGRVGRGGLPGLCLLVTHTDAGSPARERLEAVASTTDGFVLSRIDLEMRREGDVLGAAQAGGRTSLENLRVLRDEDTIVAARQAAEGLLDADTDLGQAPGLGAAVRDLERSVQADFVDKS; encoded by the coding sequence GTGGCTATCGACTTCGCATCGTCCGTGACCGCGGTCCTGGGGGCGACCACGCCTGCCAAGCGCAAGCGGTTCGCCGAGGGGCTCGGCATCGAGACCGTCGGCGACCTGATGCGCCACTTCCCGCGGCGCTACCTCGAGACCGGCTCGTTGACCCGGATCGACAACCTGCGTGTGGGCCAGCTGCTGTGCGTGGTCGGCGAGATCGACCAGTGCGAGATCAAGACCTACAACGACCGCCGCACCGGCCGTCCGGCGTACCGGGTCGAGGCGGTGCTGCGCACCGGTGGCCCGCGGCTCAAGATGACGTTCTTCGCCAAGAACCAGGGCACCGCCGGCTGGCACGCGCGCCGCGTCGCCCAGGGCAACCGCGGGGTCTTCCTCGGCAAGGCCGACCGGTTCCGCGACCAGTGGCAGCTGGTCAACCCGGCGATGACGATCTTCGGCATGGGCGACGAGGCCGAGGGCGAGGGGAGCGGTGTCGAGGACGTCCTCGACTTCGGCCCGCTGTTCCCGATCTACCCGCTCACCAAGGGCGTCGAGACCTGGGACATCACCCGCGCGGTGACCTTCGCCCGCAAGGTCATCGAGCCGGTCGCCGAGCTGCTGCCCGACCCCGTCCGCGACGAGTACGACGTCCTCGGCATCCAGGACGCCTACGACTGGGTCCACCAGCCCGAGGACCGCGACCAGGTCGAGCGCGCCCACCACCGGTTCCGGTTCGAGGAGGCGCTGGTCACCCAGCTCGTCCTCGGCCGCCGCCGTCGGGCCCGCCAGGCCGAGGGCGCGACCGCCCGGACCGGCGGCGACGGCGCCCTGCTGCGCGCGTTCGACGAGCGGCTGCCGTTCCAGCTCACCGCCGGCCAGGTCGAGGTCGGCGCCCAGGTCGAGGCCGACCTGGCCCAGCCGCACCCGATGAACCGCCTGCTCCAGGGTGAGGTCGGCTCCGGAAAGACCCTCGTCGCGCTGCGGGCGATGCTCCGTGTCGTCGACTCCGGCGGCCAGGCCGCGCTGCTCGCGCCGACCGAGGTGCTCGCCCAGCAGCACTACCGCTCGATCGTCGCGATGCTCGGCGACCTCGCCGACGGCGGCACGATCTTCGGCTCCGGCGAGGGCACCCGCGTCGAGCTGCTCACCGGCTCGATGAACAAGACCCAGCGCACCGGCCCGCTCTCGCGGATCGCCTCCGGCGAGGCCGGGATCGTCATCGGCACCCACGCCCTGCTCCAGGACCAGGTCATGTTCGCCGACCTCGGCTTCGTGGTCGTCGACGAGCAGCACCGCTTCGGCGTCGAGCAGCGCGCCGCGCTCACCGACAAGGCCGCCGCCCCGCCGCACCTGCTGGTGATGACGGCGACGCCCATCCCGCGGACCGTCGCGATGACGGTCTTCGGCGACCTGGAGACCTCGACCCTGAGCGAGCTGCCGGCCGGACGCGCGCCGATCCAGTCCAACGTCGTCCCGCTGGCCGAGCAGCCGACCTGGTTCGGCCGGGTGTGGGAGCGGGTGCGCGAGGAGGTCGGCAAGGGCCACCAGGTCTACGTCGTGTGCCCCCGCATCTCCGGCGACGAGGCCGAGGCCGGCCAGGTCGACGCGGTCGACCTGCCCGACCCGGACGACGGCGAGGTCGAGGTCGCCCCCAAGCCGCCCGCCGCCGCGGTCGAGGAGGTCGTCTCCCGGCTCGCCGAGGGCCCCCTGGCCGGACTGCGGATCGCCCGCCTCCACGGCCGGCTCCCCGCCGACGAGAAGGACGCCGTGATGCGATCCTTCGCCGCCGGCGACATCGACGTGCTCGTCTCGACGACCGTGATCGAGGTCGGCGTCGACGTCGCCAACGCGACCGGCATGGTGATCCTCGACGCCGACCGGTTCGGCGTCTCCCAGCTCCACCAGCTCCGCGGCCGGGTCGGCCGGGGCGGGCTGCCCGGGCTGTGCCTCCTGGTCACCCACACCGACGCCGGATCGCCCGCCCGGGAGCGGCTCGAGGCGGTCGCATCGACCACCGACGGCTTCGTGCTCAGCCGGATCGACCTGGAGATGCGCCGCGAGGGCGACGTCCTCGGCGCCGCCCAGGCCGGCGGCCGGACCAGCCTGGAGAACCTCCGCGTGCTGCGCGACGAGGACACCATCGTCGCCGCCCGCCAGGCCGCCGAGGGGCTCCTCGACGCCGACACCGACCTGGGCCAGGCGCCGGGCCTCGGCGCGGCCGTGCGCGACCTGGAGCGCTCCGTCCAGGCCGACTTCGTGGACAAGTCGTGA
- a CDS encoding DAK2 domain-containing protein: MDEGTAREGSRETGPGRSGIALASVVRFVDIAVDALAEAREEVDALNVYPVPDGDTGTNMYLTVVAARDAIRAALDEDAEPLPALARGALLGARGNSGVILSEMLGAAARRIAGATPEERNATVMAEALREASVASYAAVGEPVEGTMLTVLRAAADAGTAAAALPGARSADVLTEAAAAAREALGHTPEQLDVLAQAGVVDAGGRGVSVILDAAETVLTGRRPIPVTAPLGSHVIPVPHLEPAADELSADGPAYEVMYLLDAADDAAPGLRSRLGELGDSVVVVGREGLWNVHVHTDDVGAAIEAGLGIGRPHRIRVTHFAEQIAAKAAAAEAPAPALPTLTGRRVVAVAAGPGLAELFEEAGAVAVRGGPGRRPSTGELLAAITACGAKEVVILPNDEPSVRAALAAASTAEADHGTRGLRVAVIPTHTQVQGLAAVAVHEPGRTFDQDVTEMTATARHVRHGAVTIAARQAMTMAGPCEPGDALGVIAGDFAVVGEELGGVALVVLDRLLAAGGELVTLVSGEDAGDLADRATAWVEEFHPHVDVVVYDGGQERYPLLMSVE, from the coding sequence ATGGATGAGGGGACGGCGCGCGAGGGGAGCCGGGAGACCGGCCCGGGGCGGAGCGGGATCGCACTGGCGTCCGTGGTCCGCTTCGTCGACATCGCGGTCGACGCGCTCGCCGAGGCGCGCGAGGAGGTCGACGCGCTCAACGTCTACCCCGTGCCCGACGGCGACACCGGCACCAACATGTACCTCACCGTCGTCGCCGCGCGCGACGCCATCCGGGCCGCGCTGGACGAGGACGCCGAGCCGCTGCCCGCGCTCGCCCGTGGCGCCCTGCTGGGCGCGCGCGGCAACTCCGGGGTGATCCTCAGCGAGATGCTCGGCGCCGCGGCCCGCCGGATCGCCGGGGCCACGCCCGAGGAGCGCAACGCGACCGTGATGGCCGAGGCGCTGCGCGAGGCGTCCGTCGCGAGCTATGCCGCGGTGGGGGAGCCCGTCGAGGGCACCATGCTCACCGTCCTGCGTGCGGCCGCCGACGCCGGTACGGCGGCCGCGGCCCTGCCCGGCGCCCGCAGCGCCGACGTCCTCACCGAGGCGGCCGCCGCCGCCCGCGAGGCGCTCGGCCACACCCCCGAGCAGCTCGACGTCCTCGCCCAGGCGGGGGTCGTCGACGCCGGCGGACGCGGGGTCTCGGTGATCCTCGACGCCGCCGAGACCGTGCTGACCGGGCGCCGCCCGATCCCGGTCACCGCGCCGCTCGGCAGCCACGTCATCCCGGTGCCGCACCTGGAGCCGGCCGCCGACGAGCTCAGCGCCGACGGCCCGGCGTACGAGGTGATGTACCTCCTCGACGCCGCCGACGACGCCGCTCCGGGTCTGCGCAGCCGCCTCGGCGAGCTGGGCGACTCGGTCGTGGTGGTCGGCCGCGAGGGCCTGTGGAACGTCCACGTGCACACCGACGACGTCGGCGCCGCGATCGAGGCCGGTCTCGGCATCGGCCGCCCGCACCGGATCCGGGTCACCCACTTCGCCGAGCAGATCGCGGCCAAGGCCGCGGCCGCCGAGGCGCCCGCTCCCGCGCTGCCCACGCTGACCGGACGCCGCGTCGTCGCGGTCGCGGCCGGGCCCGGGCTGGCCGAGCTGTTCGAGGAGGCCGGCGCGGTCGCCGTCCGCGGCGGCCCCGGCCGGCGGCCCTCGACCGGAGAGCTGCTCGCGGCGATCACGGCCTGCGGGGCCAAGGAGGTCGTCATCCTCCCCAACGACGAGCCGAGCGTGCGTGCCGCGCTGGCGGCCGCGTCGACCGCCGAGGCCGACCACGGCACCCGGGGGCTGCGGGTCGCGGTGATCCCGACCCACACCCAGGTGCAGGGCCTGGCCGCGGTCGCGGTGCACGAGCCGGGACGCACGTTCGACCAGGACGTCACCGAGATGACCGCGACCGCCCGCCACGTGCGCCACGGCGCGGTCACGATCGCGGCCCGCCAGGCGATGACGATGGCCGGCCCGTGCGAGCCCGGCGACGCGCTCGGCGTCATCGCGGGCGACTTCGCGGTGGTCGGCGAGGAGCTCGGCGGGGTCGCGCTCGTCGTCCTCGACCGGCTGCTGGCCGCGGGCGGCGAGCTGGTCACGTTGGTGAGCGGCGAGGACGCCGGTGACCTGGCCGACCGGGCGACCGCCTGGGTGGAGGAGTTCCACCCCCATGTCGACGTCGTGGTGTACGACGGTGGGCAGGAGCGGTACCCGCTCCTCATGTCCGTCGAATGA
- the rpmB gene encoding 50S ribosomal protein L28: protein MAAVCDICDKKPTFGNNRPWSRKITKRRFDPNIQRVRAVVNGTPKRLNVCTGCIKAGKVTR, encoded by the coding sequence ATGGCCGCCGTGTGCGACATCTGCGACAAGAAGCCGACGTTCGGCAACAACCGGCCGTGGTCGCGCAAGATCACCAAGCGCCGCTTCGACCCGAACATCCAGCGCGTGCGCGCGGTGGTCAACGGCACCCCGAAGCGCCTCAACGTCTGCACCGGCTGCATCAAGGCCGGCAAGGTCACCCGCTGA